The sequence GGGGAGCTGGGGTATCATATACCCCAGCATAACTCACCTAATTCAACTTTAACCCTAAAATTTTACTCGAAACGGGAGGCTTGAATTATCAAAAACGAGATTTTTATTCATCATGAGGAAACCATGTTTGAAAACTTGATCAGCGGACAAAAAGTTTTTCGTGCTTTAGCATTGCTCAGGCTAGTAGTAATTGTGCCTCTAATTATTTTGCTGAACGATACCAATCGCGTTGTAGCTCAAGCGCAATCAACTTCTACGCTTACCTCGACGCCATAAAATGGCCAAACGATTGCTCTCTCTCCTTCTTGCCTTTCTGCTAACAGCCTGCCAGGGCAGTAGTGTGGCCACGCTCGCGCCTACGCCAACTACTGAGCCGCCCACAGCTACACTCGCGCCGACCGATAATACGCCAAAACCAACAGCCACGCCCGAACCAACTGAGATTCTGACGCCGATCGCGACACCAGCGTTAGTAGAGCGGTTAGTGTTTGAAGAAGGACGGTCTGCTGTATTCATAAATAGTGATGGGAGCGACAGAGAAGAGCTTGCCCTTCTACCCCCCGATGCGATTCCTAATCATCTTCGTGCGATAAAACCATCACCTGATGGAAAGCACCTGGCTTTTGGTGCCTTTATCGAAGTCCCTACCGCGTCTCAGATTTATAGCCCTCTATCTGTTATCAACATTGAATCTCAATCTACTTCAGAGGTCCTGCCTGAATGGAACTCATTGGCTGGAGTATCGTGGGCGCCAGATAGCAGTGCTTTCGTAATTCCTGCAAACAGGATTTTCATTTGGAACATAGGCGCCCAGCAACTTGAATATGTGACTTCGTGTGGCGATCTACAAGAACACCATTTGTATCCCTCATGGTCGCCCGATGGCAAGTTTATAGCTTTCGCAAATTTCAGGAGTGAAACAAACTCTGGCCCATCTAATTATGACAAAGAAAATCATGGCGCTTTGTGTCTTATCCGGCCTGATGGCTCAGAAGCAAGAATGTTGGTTGATCAAATATATCTGCAAGGCGAAGATCCCTTCACAAATTTCGAAGCACCTTTCAACGC is a genomic window of Chloroflexota bacterium containing:
- a CDS encoding PD40 domain-containing protein; this encodes MAKRLLSLLLAFLLTACQGSSVATLAPTPTTEPPTATLAPTDNTPKPTATPEPTEILTPIATPALVERLVFEEGRSAVFINSDGSDREELALLPPDAIPNHLRAIKPSPDGKHLAFGAFIEVPTASQIYSPLSVINIESQSTSEVLPEWNSLAGVSWAPDSSAFVIPANRIFIWNIGAQQLEYVTSCGDLQEHHLYPSWSPDGKFIAFANFRSETNSGPSNYDKENHGALCLIRPDGSEARMLVDQIYLQGEDPFTNFEAPFNAFAWSPDSRWIAFLIGDTEPDIAIINVETGETRILAPSPAKDVNPDWSPDGTRIAFASNRSGRDEIFIVSVDGDDLINITPDAE